The Lycium barbarum isolate Lr01 chromosome 12, ASM1917538v2, whole genome shotgun sequence genome includes a region encoding these proteins:
- the LOC132622590 gene encoding myb-related protein 330-like gives MGHHCCSKQKVKRGLWSPEEDEKLIRHITTHGHTCWSSVPKLAGLQRCGKSCRLRWINYLRPDLKRGCFSEQEERTIIDVHRILGNRWAQIAKHLPGRTDNEVKNFWNSCIKKKLISQGFDPNTHNLLSRNTQNKKKSNTYHQDSTSVFTIETGLSSTKEVSMDMIKASLAALSPFPLTNNSTIATIQSQTNLGRLYESLTSTAYNYENHVPTTTNIENSNLATFDYRNQSTSNNLSSSSSCLTPTEFGIINENCMWAVTGFEPHHDFGPSNNGHEDTQLVHEQEGARVQLQENVCQEEVYNDGRFAENITFEDSSNFDFAFVDSALMPCGIYTNVNSIDQLTWDC, from the exons ATGGGACATCACTGCTGCAGTAAACAGAAAGTAAAGAGAGGTCTTTGGTCTCCCGAAGAAGATGAAAAACTCATTAGACACATCACCACTCATGGCCATACCTGTTGGAGTTCTGTCCCTAAACTAGCTG GATTGCAAAGGTGTGGAAAGAGTTGCAGGCTGAGGTGGATAAATTACTTAAGGCCAGATCTGAAAAGGGGTTGTTTTAGTGAACAAGAAGAAAGGACTATAATTGATGTTCATAGAATTTTGGGAAACAGATGGGCACAAATAGCCAAACATTTACCTGGCAGGACTGATAATGAAGTGAAGAATTTCTGGAATTCTTGCATCAAGAAGAAGCTTATTTCTCAAGGCTTTGATCCAAACACCCACAATCTCCTCTCTCGCAATactcaaaataagaaaaaatccAACACTTATCATCAAGATTCCACCTCAGTTTTCACTATAGAGACTGGTTTATCATCAACCAAAGAAGTTTCAATGGACATGATCAAAGCAAGTCTTGCAGCATTGTCACCTTTTCCTCTTACTAATAATAGTACTATTGCTACTATACAGTCTCAAACAAATTtgggtcggctatatgaatccttgACTAGTACTGCTTACAATTATGAGAATCATGTTCCCACCACGACGAATATTGAGAACTCAAACCTTGCCACCTTTGATTACCGAAACCAGAGTACTTCAAATAATttgtcatcatcttcttcttgtTTAACCCCAACAGAGTTTGGAATTATAAATGAGAATTGCATGTGGGCTGTTACAGGGTTTGAACCACATCATGACTTTGGTCCCTCCAACAATGGGCATGAAGACACGCAATTAGTACATGAGCAAGAAGGAGCACGAGTTCAGCTTCAGGAAAATGTTTGTCAAGAGGAGGTCTACAATGATGGACGATTCGCGGAGAATATTACATTTGAAGATAGCTCTAACTTTGATTTTGCGTTTGTGGATTCTGCATTGATGCCTTGTGGAATTTACACTAACGTAAATTCTATAGATCAACTTACATGGGATTGTTAA